From one Streptomyces sp. CA-210063 genomic stretch:
- a CDS encoding HU family DNA-binding protein encodes MNKAQLVEAIADKVGGRQQAADAVDAVLDAIVRATVAGERVSVTGFGSFEKVDRPARYARNPQTGERVRVKKTSVPRFRAGQGFKDLVSGSKKLPRGGEVAVKKAPKGSLSGGASATVKKAAAKKTTAKTTARKTAAKKTTAAAKKTAAKKTPAKKATTKTAAAKKTTAKTTAAAKKTTAQKAPAKKATAKKAPAKKSTARKTTAKKTAARQQ; translated from the coding sequence GTGAACAAGGCGCAGCTCGTAGAAGCGATTGCGGACAAGGTCGGCGGGCGTCAGCAGGCCGCCGATGCGGTCGACGCCGTTCTGGACGCCATCGTCCGCGCAACGGTCGCGGGTGAACGGGTCTCGGTCACCGGCTTCGGTTCGTTCGAGAAGGTCGACCGTCCGGCCCGCTACGCCCGCAACCCGCAGACGGGTGAGCGGGTTCGGGTCAAGAAGACCTCCGTGCCGCGCTTCCGTGCCGGTCAGGGCTTCAAGGACCTGGTGAGCGGCTCGAAGAAGCTGCCCCGTGGTGGCGAGGTCGCGGTCAAGAAGGCGCCCAAGGGCAGCCTGAGCGGTGGGGCTTCGGCGACGGTCAAGAAGGCGGCGGCGAAGAAGACGACCGCGAAGACCACCGCCCGTAAGACCGCCGCGAAGAAGACGACGGCGGCCGCGAAGAAGACCGCGGCGAAGAAGACGCCCGCGAAGAAGGCCACCACCAAGACGGCGGCGGCCAAGAAGACGACCGCCAAGACCACGGCGGCCGCGAAGAAGACCACGGCGCAGAAGGCGCCGGCCAAGAAGGCCACGGCCAAGAAGGCGCCGGCCAAGAAGTCGACGGCTCGCAAGACGACCGCGAAGAAGACTGCCGCCCGCCAGCAGTAG
- a CDS encoding D-alanine--D-alanine ligase family protein — translation MSSENLPQSPEQPSRKPRVAVVFGGRSSEHGISVVTAGAVLRAIDRTKYDVLPIGITREGRWFLTADEPERMAITDRRTPSVEELAESREGGVVLPVDPANREVLYSEPGSVPKALGEVDVVFPVLHGPYGEDGTLQGMLELSGVPYVGSGVLASAVGQDKEYMKRVFTSFGLKVGPYVVIRPREWQLDESAARKKIIDLAGEHGWPLFVKPARAGSSIGITKVDDLSGLDEAIAEAQRHDPKILVEAALRGREIECGVLEFEDGPRASVPAEIPPPEAHAYYDFEAKYIDSTPGIVPAPLTPEETAEVQKLAVDAFDAASCEGLVRADFFLTEGGDFVINEINTMPGFTPISMYPAMWKASGVEYAELVDRLVQAALWRSTGLR, via the coding sequence ATGAGCAGCGAGAACCTCCCCCAGAGCCCTGAGCAGCCGTCCCGCAAGCCGCGCGTGGCCGTCGTCTTCGGCGGCCGCAGCTCGGAACACGGGATCTCCGTGGTCACGGCCGGCGCCGTACTGCGTGCCATCGACCGGACGAAGTACGACGTCCTGCCGATCGGCATCACCCGGGAAGGCCGTTGGTTTCTCACCGCCGACGAACCGGAGCGCATGGCGATCACCGACCGCCGTACGCCGAGCGTCGAGGAACTCGCCGAGTCGCGGGAGGGCGGCGTGGTGCTCCCCGTCGACCCCGCCAACCGCGAAGTCCTCTACAGCGAGCCCGGTTCGGTGCCCAAGGCGCTCGGCGAGGTCGACGTCGTCTTCCCCGTCCTGCACGGCCCGTACGGCGAGGACGGCACCCTCCAGGGCATGCTGGAGCTCTCCGGTGTCCCGTACGTCGGTTCGGGCGTCCTCGCCTCGGCCGTCGGCCAGGACAAGGAGTACATGAAGCGGGTGTTCACCTCCTTCGGGCTCAAGGTCGGCCCGTACGTGGTGATCCGGCCCCGCGAGTGGCAGCTCGACGAGTCCGCCGCCCGCAAGAAGATCATCGACCTCGCCGGTGAGCACGGCTGGCCCCTCTTCGTGAAGCCCGCCCGCGCGGGCTCCTCGATCGGCATCACCAAGGTCGACGACCTCTCCGGCCTCGACGAGGCGATCGCCGAGGCCCAGCGCCACGACCCGAAGATCCTCGTCGAGGCGGCCCTGCGCGGCCGCGAGATCGAGTGCGGCGTCCTGGAGTTCGAGGACGGCCCCCGCGCCTCCGTCCCCGCCGAGATCCCGCCGCCCGAGGCCCACGCGTACTACGACTTCGAGGCCAAGTACATCGACTCGACCCCCGGCATCGTCCCGGCCCCCCTCACCCCGGAGGAGACCGCCGAGGTCCAGAAGCTCGCGGTCGACGCCTTCGACGCGGCGTCCTGCGAGGGCCTGGTCCGGGCGGACTTCTTCCTCACGGAGGGAGGTGACTTCGTCATCAACGAGATCAACACGATGCCGGGGTTCACGCCGATCTCGATGTACCCGGCGATGTGGAAGGCGAGCGGGGTGGAGTACGCGGAGTTGGTGGACCGCTTGGTGCAGGCGGCGCTGTGGCGGTCCACCGGGCTGCGTTAG
- a CDS encoding NAD(P)H-dependent glycerol-3-phosphate dehydrogenase produces the protein MSKPVKAAVFSAGSWGTAFGTVLADAGCEVTLWARRAEVAEAINSTRTNADYLPGLELPQNVRATTDPAEAAAGADFTVLSVPSQTLRANLAEWTPLLAPDTVLVSLMKGVELGSAMRMSEVIEDVAKVGQDRIAVVTGPNLAREIASRMPAASVVACTDEAVAQRLQAACHTPYFRPYTNTDVVGCELGGAVKNVIGLAVGIVDGMGLGDNAKGSLITRGLAETTRLGLAMGADPLTFSGLAGLGDLVATCSSPLSRNHTFGTNLGKGMTLQETIAVTRQTAEGVKSCESVLDLARRHGVDMPITETVVGIVHEGKPPVVALKELMSRSAKPERR, from the coding sequence GTGAGCAAGCCGGTCAAGGCGGCCGTCTTCAGCGCCGGTTCGTGGGGCACGGCTTTCGGCACGGTGCTCGCCGACGCCGGGTGCGAGGTCACCCTGTGGGCGCGCCGCGCGGAGGTCGCGGAGGCGATCAACTCCACCCGGACCAACGCCGACTATCTGCCGGGCCTGGAACTCCCGCAGAACGTGCGGGCCACCACGGACCCGGCCGAGGCCGCCGCCGGCGCCGACTTCACCGTCCTCTCGGTCCCCTCGCAGACCCTGCGCGCCAACCTCGCCGAGTGGACGCCGCTGCTCGCCCCCGACACCGTCCTCGTCTCCCTCATGAAAGGCGTCGAACTCGGTTCCGCCATGCGGATGAGCGAAGTGATCGAGGACGTCGCCAAGGTCGGCCAGGACCGGATCGCCGTCGTCACCGGGCCCAATCTGGCGCGCGAGATCGCCTCCCGCATGCCGGCCGCCTCCGTGGTCGCCTGCACCGACGAGGCCGTGGCCCAGCGGCTCCAGGCCGCCTGCCACACGCCGTACTTCCGCCCGTACACGAACACCGACGTCGTCGGCTGCGAGCTGGGCGGCGCGGTGAAGAACGTCATCGGTCTCGCCGTCGGCATCGTGGACGGCATGGGCCTCGGCGACAACGCCAAGGGGTCGCTGATCACGCGCGGTCTCGCCGAGACGACCCGCCTCGGCCTCGCGATGGGCGCGGACCCGCTCACCTTCTCCGGACTCGCGGGCCTCGGCGACCTGGTGGCCACCTGCTCCTCGCCGCTCTCCCGCAACCACACCTTCGGCACCAACCTCGGCAAGGGCATGACCCTGCAGGAGACCATCGCCGTCACCAGGCAGACCGCCGAGGGCGTCAAGTCCTGTGAGTCCGTACTGGACTTGGCACGTCGGCACGGCGTCGACATGCCCATCACGGAGACGGTCGTCGGCATCGTCCACGAGGGCAAGCCGCCCGTCGTCGCCCTCAAGGAGCTGATGTCGCGCAGCGCCAAGCCGGAGCGACGCTGA
- the leuD gene encoding 3-isopropylmalate dehydratase small subunit, with the protein MEAFTTHTGRAVPLRRSNVDTDQIIPAHWLKKVTRDGFEDGLFEAWRKDESFILNQPERRGATVLVAGPDFGTGSSREHAVWALQNYGFKAVISSRFADIFRGNSLKNGLLTVVLDQKIVDALQELTEKDPEAEITVDLQAREVRAEGITASFELDENSRWRLLNGLDDISITLQNEADISAYEAKRPSHKPRTLNV; encoded by the coding sequence ATGGAAGCATTCACCACGCACACCGGCCGGGCCGTCCCGCTGCGCCGCAGCAACGTCGACACCGACCAGATCATCCCCGCCCACTGGCTCAAGAAGGTGACCAGGGACGGCTTCGAGGACGGGCTGTTCGAGGCCTGGCGCAAGGACGAGTCCTTCATCCTCAACCAGCCCGAGCGCCGGGGCGCCACCGTCCTGGTCGCCGGCCCCGACTTCGGCACCGGCTCCTCCCGTGAGCACGCCGTGTGGGCGTTGCAGAACTACGGCTTCAAGGCCGTCATCTCCTCCCGCTTCGCCGACATCTTCCGCGGCAACTCGCTCAAGAACGGCCTGCTCACGGTCGTTCTGGACCAGAAGATCGTGGACGCGCTGCAGGAGCTCACCGAGAAGGACCCCGAGGCCGAGATCACGGTCGACCTTCAGGCCCGCGAAGTGCGCGCCGAGGGCATCACCGCCTCCTTCGAGCTGGACGAGAACTCCCGCTGGCGGCTGCTGAACGGGCTGGACGACATCTCCATCACCCTCCAGAACGAGGCCGACATCTCCGCGTACGAGGCCAAGCGCCCCTCGCACAAGCCGAGGACGCTGAACGTCTGA
- a CDS encoding lysophospholipid acyltransferase family protein produces the protein MPRRRIGFWYRLAAVIAKPPLVVLIKRDWRGMENIPAEGGFIAAVNHNSHADPFAYGHYQYNSGRVPRFLAKSSLFGKGFVGAIMRGTGQIPVYRESTDALSAFRAAIDAVERGECVAFYPEGTITRDPDQWPMTGKTGAARVALQTKCPVIPVAQWGANELLPPYAKKPHLLPRKTHHVLAGPPVDLSRFYGQDMTPDLLKDATEVIMAAITRQLEEIRGERAPKTPYDPKLERIEQRRRTARAVVDHQNHRQHSTVQRAQHQEEGQGK, from the coding sequence GTGCCCCGCCGCAGAATCGGTTTCTGGTACCGCCTCGCCGCGGTGATCGCCAAACCGCCACTGGTGGTGCTGATCAAGCGGGACTGGCGTGGAATGGAGAACATTCCGGCCGAGGGTGGATTTATTGCCGCAGTGAACCACAATTCGCACGCCGATCCCTTTGCGTACGGCCACTATCAATACAACAGCGGCCGCGTTCCGCGATTTCTCGCGAAGAGCAGTCTCTTCGGTAAGGGATTCGTGGGAGCCATCATGCGCGGCACCGGACAGATCCCCGTCTACCGCGAGAGCACCGACGCGCTGAGCGCCTTCCGGGCCGCGATCGACGCCGTGGAGCGAGGCGAATGCGTCGCGTTCTACCCCGAGGGCACCATCACCCGGGACCCCGACCAGTGGCCCATGACCGGCAAGACCGGCGCCGCCCGGGTCGCCCTGCAGACCAAGTGCCCGGTGATCCCGGTCGCCCAGTGGGGCGCCAACGAACTGCTGCCGCCGTACGCCAAGAAGCCCCACCTCCTGCCGCGCAAGACCCACCACGTACTCGCGGGCCCGCCCGTCGACCTCTCCCGTTTCTACGGCCAGGACATGACTCCCGACCTGCTGAAGGACGCGACGGAGGTCATCATGGCCGCCATCACCCGCCAGCTGGAGGAGATCCGCGGCGAGCGGGCGCCGAAGACGCCGTACGACCCGAAGCTGGAGCGGATCGAGCAGCGGCGCAGGACCGCCCGGGCGGTCGTCGACCACCAGAACCACCGACAGCACAGCACGGTCCAGCGGGCACAACATCAGGAAGAGGGGCAGGGCAAGTGA
- the cofC gene encoding 2-phospho-L-lactate guanylyltransferase, whose product MQWTLVVPLKPLARAKSRLSDTAGDGVRPGLALAFAQDTVAAALAARAVRGVLVVTDDDLAARELAALGARTVPEDSHDSPRDGLNAALRHGTAVVRAVRPQSPVAALNADLPALRPEELTRVLDAAAAFPRSFLVDAAGIGTTLLAAAPGHDLSPAFGPESRLRHRHSGAVELALDTVDSVRQDVDTGDDLRAALTLGVGPRTAAAAARLLIPGQ is encoded by the coding sequence GTGCAGTGGACCCTGGTCGTACCCCTGAAGCCCCTGGCGCGGGCCAAGAGCAGGCTCTCGGACACCGCCGGCGACGGCGTACGCCCCGGACTGGCCCTCGCCTTCGCCCAGGACACCGTGGCCGCGGCGCTGGCCGCCAGGGCGGTCCGCGGTGTGCTGGTGGTCACGGACGACGACCTCGCCGCCCGCGAGCTGGCGGCCCTGGGCGCCCGGACGGTCCCGGAGGACTCCCATGACAGCCCCCGAGACGGCCTGAACGCCGCTCTCCGGCACGGAACGGCCGTCGTGCGCGCTGTACGCCCGCAGAGCCCCGTCGCCGCCCTGAACGCCGATCTGCCCGCCCTGCGCCCCGAGGAGCTGACCCGCGTCCTGGACGCGGCCGCCGCGTTCCCCCGCTCGTTCCTCGTGGACGCCGCCGGCATCGGCACCACCCTGCTCGCCGCGGCCCCCGGCCATGACCTCTCCCCCGCCTTCGGCCCCGAATCCCGCCTGCGCCACCGCCACTCCGGCGCCGTGGAACTCGCCCTCGACACCGTCGACTCCGTACGCCAGGACGTCGACACCGGCGACGACCTCCGCGCCGCACTCACCCTCGGCGTCGGTCCCCGTACGGCCGCCGCGGCCGCGCGCCTGCTGATACCCGGCCAGTAG